A stretch of the uncultured Trichococcus sp. genome encodes the following:
- the pdxT gene encoding pyridoxal 5'-phosphate synthase glutaminase subunit PdxT has product MTKKIGVLALQGAVTEHLQALTKLGVTATAVKVPGDLKNLDGLIIPGGESTAIGRLIREQHLEEPLRAFYATGKAIFGTCAGLILCSTDSDHVPEELRLGFIDIAVERNGFGRQVDSFEALLPFEGIAEPVEAVFIRAPYIRSVSNGVRVLASIEGKIVAAENDQILVTAFHPELTDDLSVLEYFLEKIS; this is encoded by the coding sequence ATGACTAAAAAAATCGGCGTATTGGCCTTGCAGGGTGCCGTCACGGAGCACCTGCAGGCACTGACTAAATTGGGCGTCACCGCGACTGCCGTGAAAGTGCCCGGCGATCTGAAAAATCTGGACGGGCTGATCATTCCTGGCGGCGAATCGACCGCGATCGGCCGTTTGATCCGCGAACAGCATCTCGAGGAGCCGTTGCGGGCATTCTACGCAACTGGTAAAGCGATTTTCGGAACCTGTGCCGGGCTGATTCTTTGCAGCACGGACAGCGATCATGTTCCAGAAGAATTGCGGCTCGGCTTCATCGACATCGCGGTAGAACGGAACGGCTTCGGGCGCCAAGTCGATAGTTTCGAAGCCCTGCTGCCTTTTGAAGGCATAGCAGAGCCGGTGGAAGCCGTCTTCATCCGCGCCCCTTACATCCGCTCCGTCAGCAACGGCGTACGGGTGCTTGCAAGCATTGAGGGCAAAATCGTAGCGGCCGAAAACGACCAGATTCTGGTCACTGCCTTCCATCCGGAATTGACCGATGATCTGTCGGTGTTGGAGTATTTTTTGGAGAAAATCAGCTGA
- the guaD gene encoding guanine deaminase, which translates to MDHAYAKVFRGTAFTSKSPQEVNALEDCLFCLDAKGVIRRILKPQDHDYGTVLAAYSGTEKFHELAEGQYFLPGFIDLHIHAPQWAQAGTAMDIPLHDWLDTYTFPLESKFSDLDFARKVYQDLVMTLLANGTTTALYFATVHKEASYLLAQICADKGQRGLVGKVVMDDKEENPEYYRDESTEAALADTESFIQLVQELDKTTKQGVYPVVTPRFIPSCTDEALAGLGKLAKKYGTHIQSHCSESDWEHNYVLERMHKSDTFALNELGLLQDKAVMAHAVFLSDTDADLFAETGTAIAHCPISNVCFSNGVLPAARFTRKGIDIGLGTDISGGFSPSLFDNIRQAVISSRMLEEGVDPSLAAPERGLPHSRITANEAFYYATASGGESLSLPIGRLEENYAWDVQVIDVNALNAELPLFDDGISMENLLHKILFLSRPENIREVWVQGECVDKRK; encoded by the coding sequence ATGGATCATGCATATGCTAAAGTGTTTCGGGGGACGGCCTTCACCAGCAAGTCGCCGCAGGAAGTGAATGCATTGGAGGATTGTCTATTTTGTCTGGATGCAAAAGGCGTGATCCGGCGCATCCTGAAGCCGCAAGATCACGATTACGGAACGGTTTTAGCCGCCTACAGCGGAACGGAAAAATTCCACGAGCTTGCTGAGGGACAGTATTTTCTGCCGGGGTTCATCGATCTGCACATCCACGCTCCGCAATGGGCGCAGGCCGGCACTGCCATGGACATCCCTTTGCATGATTGGCTGGACACCTATACCTTCCCATTAGAATCGAAATTCTCCGATCTGGATTTCGCCCGCAAAGTCTACCAGGATCTCGTCATGACCTTGTTGGCGAACGGAACGACGACTGCGCTCTATTTTGCGACCGTCCACAAGGAAGCCAGCTATCTGTTGGCCCAGATCTGCGCCGACAAGGGTCAACGCGGATTGGTCGGGAAAGTGGTCATGGACGACAAGGAAGAGAATCCGGAATATTACCGGGATGAAAGCACAGAAGCCGCATTAGCGGATACGGAAAGTTTCATCCAACTGGTCCAGGAATTGGACAAGACGACCAAACAAGGTGTCTATCCGGTCGTGACGCCCCGCTTCATCCCGAGCTGCACGGACGAAGCGTTGGCGGGTCTCGGCAAGTTGGCGAAAAAATATGGCACGCACATCCAATCACATTGCAGCGAAAGCGATTGGGAGCACAACTACGTCCTCGAACGTATGCACAAGAGCGACACGTTTGCGCTCAATGAGTTGGGGCTTCTGCAGGACAAAGCGGTCATGGCGCACGCCGTCTTCCTTTCGGATACGGATGCCGATTTATTCGCCGAAACCGGCACAGCAATCGCTCATTGTCCGATTTCGAATGTCTGCTTTTCGAACGGTGTCCTTCCCGCTGCCCGTTTCACTCGGAAAGGGATCGACATCGGCTTGGGAACGGACATCTCCGGAGGCTTCTCCCCCAGCCTTTTCGACAATATCCGACAGGCTGTCATCTCCTCGAGGATGCTGGAGGAAGGCGTTGATCCGTCGCTTGCGGCTCCGGAACGCGGCTTGCCGCATTCTCGGATTACCGCCAACGAGGCGTTCTACTATGCGACTGCCAGCGGAGGAGAGAGCCTGAGCCTGCCGATCGGGCGCCTGGAGGAAAACTATGCCTGGGATGTCCAAGTGATCGACGTCAACGCGCTGAACGCCGAACTGCCGCTGTTCGACGACGGGATTTCGATGGAAAATCTGCTGCACAAGATCCTCTTTTTGAGCCGTCCGGAAAACATCCGCGAGGTCTGGGTCCAGGGGGAATGCGTGGATAAACGGAAGTAA
- a CDS encoding beta-glucoside-specific PTS transporter subunit IIABC codes for MKYEELAKDILAHVGGKENVRSLAHCITRLRFKLVDESKADTEYLKKREGIVTVIQSGGQYQVVIGNHVPDVYAAVNAVGGLNGGGEVEAEDEGPKGSLFNQFIDMISKIFQPILGPLAATGMLKGVAAFLVAAGMSTTDGAYVLIQAAGDGFFNFLPIFLAYTASKHFKMNSFTAMAVAAAMVYPGMVNPAGVDPLYTLFAGTIFESPIFMTFLGLPVIMMSYASSVVPILLAVFLGSKVENVLKKVIPDVVKLFMVPFTTLLIVVPLTILFVGPLSTWAATLLGAGVSFVYNLSPIVAGAVLGGGWQVFVMFGLHWGLVPIAINNLATQGYDQLLATVLGVSFAQTGAVLAIMLKTKEAKVKQLSIPAFISGLFGVTEPAIYGITLPMKRPFQLSCIAGAISGIVAGIFNLTSYRMGGLGVFAFPSYLDANGAMSFNFWASLIVCAVGLVAGFILVFFSKIPVLYGETETAATATNTATTLNTNAVVVEAMKKDLSAAAEKDLVASPMIGEMVRLSDVPDEAFATGALGKGIAIRPTVGEVYAPANATVTLLFPTQHAIGLTTENGTEILIHVGMDTVQLDGKGFTSHVKQGDKVAAGQLLLEFDIDFIQKAGYEVITPIIVTNSNDYLDVLTTKEATLNDGDYLLTVIA; via the coding sequence ATGAAATATGAAGAATTAGCAAAAGACATTTTGGCTCATGTCGGCGGTAAAGAAAACGTCCGCAGTTTGGCCCATTGCATCACCCGTTTGCGTTTCAAACTGGTGGACGAAAGCAAAGCGGATACGGAATACTTGAAAAAACGCGAAGGCATCGTTACCGTCATCCAAAGCGGCGGGCAGTATCAAGTCGTCATCGGCAATCACGTGCCGGACGTATACGCAGCAGTCAATGCAGTCGGCGGATTGAATGGCGGCGGTGAAGTGGAAGCGGAGGACGAAGGTCCGAAAGGCAGCTTGTTCAATCAGTTCATCGATATGATTTCGAAAATTTTCCAACCGATCCTCGGACCTTTGGCAGCAACCGGGATGCTGAAAGGTGTGGCAGCATTTTTGGTTGCTGCGGGCATGTCGACTACTGATGGGGCCTATGTCCTGATTCAAGCAGCTGGTGACGGATTCTTCAACTTCCTGCCGATTTTCTTGGCTTATACTGCCAGCAAACACTTCAAAATGAACAGCTTTACGGCGATGGCAGTCGCAGCCGCAATGGTCTATCCGGGCATGGTCAATCCTGCGGGTGTTGATCCATTGTACACTTTGTTCGCTGGTACCATTTTTGAATCGCCAATCTTCATGACCTTCTTGGGCTTGCCGGTCATCATGATGAGCTACGCTTCATCGGTTGTGCCGATTCTGTTGGCTGTTTTCCTGGGTTCCAAAGTTGAGAATGTCTTGAAGAAAGTCATTCCGGATGTTGTGAAATTGTTCATGGTGCCTTTCACGACTTTGTTGATCGTCGTTCCATTGACCATCTTGTTTGTCGGACCGCTCTCCACATGGGCTGCAACGTTGCTAGGAGCTGGAGTATCATTTGTCTATAACTTGAGCCCGATCGTCGCAGGCGCTGTTTTGGGCGGCGGCTGGCAAGTGTTCGTCATGTTCGGTTTGCATTGGGGCTTGGTACCGATCGCAATCAACAACTTGGCGACGCAAGGCTATGACCAGTTATTGGCTACTGTATTAGGCGTTTCATTTGCCCAAACTGGTGCGGTATTGGCTATTATGTTGAAAACGAAAGAAGCAAAAGTAAAACAATTGAGTATTCCGGCTTTCATTTCCGGCTTGTTCGGGGTAACTGAGCCAGCTATCTACGGTATCACGTTACCGATGAAACGTCCGTTCCAATTGAGCTGTATTGCTGGTGCCATCTCTGGTATCGTGGCAGGTATTTTCAATTTGACAAGCTACCGTATGGGCGGTTTGGGCGTGTTCGCTTTCCCTAGCTATTTGGATGCTAACGGTGCAATGAGCTTCAACTTCTGGGCTTCCCTTATCGTGTGCGCAGTAGGGCTTGTTGCCGGATTCATCCTTGTATTCTTCTCAAAAATTCCTGTTCTTTACGGAGAAACTGAAACTGCAGCAACTGCAACAAATACCGCAACAACATTGAACACAAACGCAGTAGTCGTTGAAGCAATGAAAAAAGACTTGAGCGCAGCCGCTGAAAAAGATTTGGTCGCTAGCCCAATGATCGGCGAAATGGTTCGCTTGTCGGATGTTCCGGATGAAGCTTTTGCGACGGGCGCACTCGGCAAAGGGATCGCGATCCGCCCGACTGTCGGTGAAGTCTATGCTCCAGCAAACGCGACTGTAACACTCTTGTTCCCGACCCAACATGCAATCGGTTTGACGACTGAAAACGGAACGGAAATCCTGATCCACGTCGGAATGGATACGGTCCAATTGGATGGTAAAGGCTTTACGAGCCATGTGAAACAAGGCGATAAAGTAGCAGCCGGCCAATTGCTGTTGGAATTTGACATCGACTTTATCCAAAAAGCAGGATACGAAGTCATCACACCGATCATCGTTACAAACAGCAATGACTATTTGGATGTGCTCACGACGAAAGAAGCAACATTGAATGACGGCGACTATCTGCTGACGGTCATCGCATAA
- a CDS encoding nucleoside hydrolase-like domain-containing protein, whose protein sequence is MKKKTAVTITASLIGALLLTGCDSGSQSAVSEESESGVAQEQTQEKVKARTVITTDGEVDDMNSMLRYFLYANEMELEGIVLTSSMYHYAGDEEAGIELFRWTGTEWLSNMTDAYEEAYPNLITHAEGYPEPDYIRDVTKIGNITNAGEMEQVTEGSEFLKELFLDDDESDLYVQTWGGTNTTARALKSIQEEYENTDEWETIKQAVSDKLVLYIILDQDESYSSYIATNWPDIRIINDQSNFWHFAYAWKFHTDEVNSKLQGDWNYENIKNGHGSLLEMYALMGDGNILEGELPEEQRGSEEYLQNNPQYSQYDFISEGDSPSFFYLIDNGLRSMEDPSFGGWGGRFGAANEQLYRNTVLDFDPYTERYEAEYSLMRWFDDIQSDFAARADWTITADYEDANHNPALTVNEGINLEVEKGEEVTLHANATDPDGDNLTYNWWRYFEADTYEDSTVEPLEAVADVTSGLQLGLHRDLAEGEATDTIALSGSDTDTVTFTVPEDAKSGDTIHIIAEVQDDGIHGLKHYQRVILTVK, encoded by the coding sequence ATGAAAAAGAAGACAGCAGTAACGATCACAGCATCATTGATTGGTGCACTCTTATTGACAGGATGCGACAGCGGTTCACAGTCAGCTGTTTCCGAAGAGAGTGAAAGCGGAGTGGCACAAGAGCAAACGCAAGAAAAAGTAAAGGCCCGTACCGTGATTACGACAGATGGCGAAGTAGATGACATGAATTCCATGTTGAGGTATTTCCTGTATGCGAATGAAATGGAACTGGAAGGGATTGTCCTGACAAGTTCCATGTACCATTATGCCGGTGATGAGGAAGCTGGAATAGAGCTTTTCCGATGGACCGGAACAGAATGGCTCAGCAACATGACGGACGCTTATGAAGAGGCTTATCCAAATTTGATTACGCACGCGGAAGGCTATCCGGAACCGGATTATATTCGCGATGTGACCAAAATCGGCAATATTACGAATGCGGGAGAAATGGAACAAGTAACAGAAGGCTCCGAGTTTTTAAAAGAACTGTTCTTGGATGATGATGAGAGCGACCTGTACGTACAGACATGGGGTGGAACTAATACCACAGCACGCGCATTGAAATCCATTCAGGAAGAGTATGAGAATACGGATGAATGGGAAACGATAAAACAAGCTGTTAGTGATAAACTCGTTCTCTATATCATTCTGGATCAGGATGAAAGTTACAGTTCGTATATCGCTACAAACTGGCCTGATATCCGCATCATCAACGATCAATCCAACTTTTGGCACTTCGCTTATGCTTGGAAATTCCATACGGATGAAGTGAACAGCAAGCTGCAGGGAGACTGGAACTACGAAAATATCAAAAATGGTCATGGCTCTTTACTTGAAATGTATGCATTGATGGGGGATGGAAACATCCTGGAAGGCGAATTGCCTGAAGAACAACGCGGATCTGAAGAATATCTCCAAAACAATCCGCAATACAGTCAGTATGATTTTATTTCAGAGGGCGATTCCCCTTCCTTCTTCTATCTGATTGACAACGGGCTTAGAAGTATGGAAGATCCATCATTTGGCGGATGGGGAGGAAGATTCGGCGCTGCAAATGAACAATTATACCGCAATACCGTTTTGGACTTTGACCCATACACTGAAAGATACGAAGCTGAATATTCATTGATGCGTTGGTTTGATGATATTCAAAGCGACTTTGCGGCTCGTGCGGATTGGACCATTACTGCTGATTATGAAGATGCTAACCACAATCCTGCTCTGACAGTGAATGAAGGGATCAATTTGGAAGTCGAAAAAGGTGAAGAGGTGACCTTGCACGCTAATGCGACTGATCCGGATGGGGATAACTTGACTTACAACTGGTGGAGATACTTTGAAGCGGATACCTATGAAGATTCCACAGTCGAACCTCTTGAGGCAGTAGCTGATGTAACAAGTGGCTTGCAATTGGGTCTTCATCGCGACTTAGCAGAAGGTGAAGCCACAGATACGATTGCATTATCCGGAAGTGACACTGACACTGTAACCTTTACTGTTCCGGAAGATGCTAAATCAGGAGACACTATTCATATTATTGCAGAAGTACAAGACGATGGGATCCACGGATTGAAACATTACCAGAGAGTAATCTTAACCGTTAAATAG
- a CDS encoding glycoside hydrolase family 1 protein, translating into MQTVFPKGFLWGGATAANQYEGAYNVDGKGLSVQDVTPQGGFGPITDGPTPDNMKLEGIDFYHRYKEDIALFAEMGFKTYRTSIAWTRIFPNGDETEPNEAGLQFYDDLFDELAKYGIEPLITLSHYETPLHLAREYDGWVNRKMIGFYENYVRTVFTRYKDKVKYWLTFNEINSIIHAPFMSGGIATPPEQLSKSDLYQAVHHELVASALATKIGHEINPDFQIGCMVLAMPTYPLTAHPDDVIAAMEAERQNYFFSDVHVRGTYPGYMKRYFRENGIVLDITPEDESILKNTVDFISFSYYMSSTQTADESKKVKGAGNILGGVMNPYLEASEWGWQIDPKGLRIVLNDFWDRYQKPLFIVENGLGAVDQLIEGEDGQLTVNDDYRINYLNDHLVQVAEAIADGVEVMGYTTWGCIDLVSASTAELKKRYGFIYVDRHDDGSGTLNRYKKKSFNWYKEVIATNGASLEQK; encoded by the coding sequence ATGCAAACAGTATTTCCAAAAGGATTTTTATGGGGTGGCGCAACAGCCGCCAACCAATACGAAGGAGCCTATAACGTGGACGGGAAAGGATTATCCGTCCAGGATGTAACCCCTCAAGGTGGATTCGGACCGATCACGGATGGTCCTACACCGGACAACATGAAACTGGAAGGGATCGACTTCTACCACCGTTATAAAGAAGATATCGCTTTGTTTGCGGAAATGGGCTTCAAAACCTACCGTACGTCGATCGCTTGGACACGCATCTTCCCGAACGGCGATGAAACCGAGCCGAACGAAGCCGGTCTGCAGTTCTATGATGATCTGTTCGACGAATTGGCAAAATACGGCATCGAGCCGCTGATCACGTTGTCGCATTACGAAACGCCGCTGCACTTGGCGCGCGAATATGACGGCTGGGTCAACCGCAAAATGATCGGCTTCTATGAAAACTACGTGCGCACGGTCTTCACGCGCTACAAAGACAAGGTCAAATACTGGTTGACGTTCAATGAAATCAACTCGATCATCCACGCGCCGTTCATGAGTGGCGGGATCGCAACTCCTCCGGAACAATTATCGAAATCCGACCTGTACCAAGCCGTGCACCATGAATTGGTAGCCAGCGCTTTGGCGACGAAAATCGGCCACGAAATCAATCCGGACTTCCAGATCGGCTGCATGGTCTTGGCGATGCCGACCTATCCGTTGACTGCACATCCGGACGATGTGATCGCCGCGATGGAAGCGGAACGCCAAAACTATTTCTTCTCTGATGTGCATGTACGCGGCACTTACCCTGGTTACATGAAACGCTATTTCCGTGAAAACGGGATTGTGTTGGACATCACACCGGAAGATGAATCGATCCTGAAGAACACTGTCGATTTCATCTCCTTCAGTTACTATATGAGCTCGACACAAACAGCAGACGAGTCCAAAAAAGTGAAAGGGGCAGGAAATATTCTTGGCGGGGTGATGAATCCGTATCTGGAAGCTTCCGAGTGGGGCTGGCAGATCGATCCGAAAGGCCTGCGCATCGTCCTGAACGACTTCTGGGATCGTTACCAAAAACCCTTGTTCATCGTCGAAAACGGCTTGGGTGCAGTCGATCAGCTGATTGAAGGCGAAGACGGCCAACTGACTGTCAACGATGATTATCGCATCAACTATTTGAACGATCACTTGGTGCAGGTTGCTGAAGCAATCGCGGACGGTGTCGAGGTGATGGGCTACACGACGTGGGGATGCATCGACTTGGTCAGCGCATCGACTGCAGAATTGAAAAAACGCTACGGCTTCATTTATGTCGACCGCCACGACGATGGATCAGGCACATTGAACCGCTACAAGAAAAAATCATTCAACTGGTACAAAGAAGTCATCGCAACCAATGGCGCATCATTGGAACAGAAATAG
- a CDS encoding pentapeptide repeat-containing protein: MPAKIMEPAMPKELPEKNFADCFNPDEPYVEHALFKDTAIDICDRRGVEFTEVRFQNVTFSEATVTQMYLRDVIFESCDFANVQLDEVTMKRVRFVNCRLIGTSMTEGVFEDVLFRECNLQMAALGFSRQKNVRYENCRLNEADFYTCKLKKIDFSECDLSGINFTGTPLKAIDISSCRFERISVTLEDLKGAIVSEEQALDFVVMLGLVIKN; the protein is encoded by the coding sequence GTGCCCGCCAAAATTATGGAACCCGCAATGCCAAAAGAGTTGCCTGAAAAAAATTTCGCCGACTGCTTCAATCCGGATGAACCTTATGTAGAGCATGCCCTCTTCAAAGACACTGCCATCGACATTTGCGACAGACGGGGAGTGGAGTTCACCGAAGTCAGATTCCAGAACGTGACTTTCAGCGAAGCGACGGTGACGCAAATGTACTTGCGCGATGTCATCTTTGAAAGTTGCGATTTCGCCAACGTGCAACTGGATGAAGTGACGATGAAGCGGGTCCGCTTTGTGAATTGCCGACTCATCGGCACCTCGATGACCGAAGGCGTCTTTGAGGACGTGCTCTTCCGGGAATGCAACCTGCAGATGGCGGCTCTGGGATTCAGCCGGCAGAAGAATGTCCGTTACGAGAACTGCCGCCTGAATGAAGCCGATTTTTACACATGCAAACTGAAGAAAATCGATTTTTCGGAGTGCGATCTGTCCGGAATCAATTTCACGGGAACACCTTTGAAGGCGATCGATATCAGCAGCTGCCGATTCGAGCGCATCAGCGTCACGCTTGAGGATCTCAAAGGCGCAATCGTCAGCGAGGAACAGGCGCTGGACTTCGTTGTGATGCTCGGGCTGGTCATCAAAAATTAA
- a CDS encoding PRD domain-containing protein, producing the protein MKIGKVYNNNVVLAEAGDASEVIVMGKGIGFQKRTGDAIDKSLIEKTFVIQENDSADQLKAIYQDLPQEESDAIFKIIQEAETRLDHIFQANVYLTLADHIHYAIQRTKEGIDLTNPLAFEVKKFYRREYELGKIGLELIAEHTGVMMAPDEATSIALHFVNAQKEGQLIEETMKVTRIVQDILNIVRLHFGVAFDEDSISYNRFYTHLQYFAQRVVMGEVFQTAPDTFLLEQVKGNYPAAFTCANKISTYVGGAHHFQVGTDEIVYLTIHIHRVVQQK; encoded by the coding sequence ATGAAAATCGGAAAAGTCTACAACAACAACGTGGTCTTGGCAGAGGCCGGAGACGCATCCGAAGTCATTGTGATGGGGAAAGGGATTGGCTTCCAGAAAAGAACGGGAGACGCAATCGACAAGTCTTTGATTGAGAAGACTTTTGTCATCCAGGAAAATGATTCAGCTGACCAACTCAAGGCCATTTATCAAGATTTACCGCAAGAAGAATCAGATGCCATCTTTAAGATCATCCAAGAGGCCGAGACGAGGCTGGATCACATCTTCCAGGCAAACGTCTACCTGACGCTTGCCGACCATATCCATTACGCCATCCAGCGGACAAAGGAAGGGATCGATTTGACTAATCCTTTGGCCTTCGAAGTGAAGAAGTTCTATCGACGGGAATACGAGCTCGGCAAAATCGGGCTGGAACTTATCGCGGAGCATACGGGTGTCATGATGGCACCCGATGAAGCGACATCCATCGCTCTTCACTTCGTGAATGCGCAGAAGGAAGGGCAATTGATTGAAGAGACGATGAAAGTGACCCGGATCGTTCAGGACATCCTGAACATCGTCCGCTTGCATTTCGGAGTCGCCTTCGATGAAGACTCGATTTCCTATAATCGGTTCTACACCCATCTGCAGTATTTTGCGCAGCGGGTCGTCATGGGGGAAGTTTTCCAGACGGCTCCGGACACTTTCTTGTTGGAGCAAGTGAAGGGAAACTATCCGGCTGCTTTTACTTGTGCCAATAAAATATCGACCTATGTCGGAGGGGCCCATCATTTCCAGGTCGGGACCGACGAAATTGTTTACCTCACAATCCATATCCATCGGGTTGTGCAGCAAAAGTGA
- a CDS encoding 6-phospho-beta-glucosidase has protein sequence MSAGKGFPEGFFWGGATAANQFEGGWDADGKGPSVIDQLTCSRDFAERFAGVGDYYPSHIGIDFYHRYKEDIALFAEMGFRMFRMSIAWTRIFPNGDELEPNEAGLAFYDDVFDELAKYGIEPLVTISHFEMPQYLVDHYGGWKNRKLIGFFERYATTLFERYQGKVNYWLTFNEINMATFLPQISIGSKAEAGENQEEIMYQALHHQFVASALATKAARAIDPDNRIGCMIAYAPVYPLSAKPEDVWSAQRKEEEKLFFSDVHARGYYPPSKLAYFATKGINVTFEQGDEEILAAHTVDFISFSYYASSAASFAQSGVPGEGNALMGEKNPYLAESEWGWQVDPLGLRVALNTFHSRYQLPLMVVENGLGAVDEIVDGKIHDDYRISYLRDHVKAMRDAIVLDGVDIVAYTSWGCIDLVSAGTGEMAKRYGYIYVDRNNDGSGSLDRLKKDSFYWYQKAIASNGEDLD, from the coding sequence ATGTCAGCAGGTAAAGGATTTCCGGAAGGTTTCTTCTGGGGCGGCGCCACAGCCGCCAATCAATTTGAAGGAGGTTGGGACGCTGATGGGAAAGGTCCGTCGGTCATCGACCAACTGACCTGCTCGCGCGATTTTGCCGAACGCTTCGCCGGTGTCGGCGACTATTACCCTTCGCATATCGGCATCGATTTCTATCACCGCTACAAGGAAGATATCGCTTTGTTCGCCGAAATGGGCTTCCGGATGTTCCGGATGTCGATCGCTTGGACGCGGATTTTTCCGAATGGAGATGAACTGGAACCAAACGAAGCGGGCTTGGCCTTTTACGATGACGTCTTCGATGAATTGGCCAAATACGGCATCGAGCCATTGGTGACGATTTCCCATTTCGAAATGCCGCAATATCTGGTCGATCACTACGGCGGCTGGAAAAACCGTAAGCTGATCGGATTTTTTGAAAGATATGCGACTACCTTGTTCGAGCGCTATCAAGGGAAAGTCAATTATTGGCTGACCTTCAACGAAATCAACATGGCGACGTTCCTGCCGCAAATTTCAATCGGTTCGAAAGCCGAAGCGGGCGAAAACCAGGAAGAAATCATGTATCAAGCCTTGCATCACCAATTTGTCGCCAGCGCTTTGGCGACGAAGGCAGCACGGGCAATCGATCCCGACAACCGCATCGGCTGCATGATCGCCTATGCGCCGGTCTATCCGTTGTCGGCAAAACCGGAAGACGTTTGGTCAGCGCAACGAAAAGAAGAAGAAAAACTGTTCTTCTCAGATGTCCATGCCCGCGGGTATTATCCGCCGAGTAAATTGGCTTACTTCGCCACTAAAGGCATCAACGTTACGTTCGAACAAGGCGACGAGGAAATCTTGGCCGCACATACAGTCGATTTCATTTCCTTCAGCTATTATGCTTCCAGCGCAGCCAGCTTTGCGCAATCCGGCGTGCCGGGTGAAGGCAATGCTTTGATGGGCGAAAAGAACCCATACTTGGCGGAATCGGAATGGGGTTGGCAAGTCGATCCATTGGGGCTGCGCGTCGCTCTGAACACCTTCCATTCCCGTTACCAATTGCCGCTGATGGTGGTCGAAAACGGTTTGGGTGCTGTGGATGAAATCGTCGATGGCAAAATCCATGACGATTACCGCATTTCCTACCTCCGCGATCACGTCAAAGCGATGCGTGATGCGATCGTGCTGGACGGCGTGGATATCGTCGCCTATACGTCTTGGGGCTGCATCGACCTGGTTTCGGCCGGGACGGGCGAGATGGCGAAACGCTACGGCTACATCTATGTGGACCGCAACAACGACGGTTCAGGCAGCTTGGATCGCCTGAAGAAGGATTCCTTCTACTGGTACCAAAAAGCCATCGCCAGCAATGGCGAAGATTTGGACTAG
- a CDS encoding DUF6198 family protein, which translates to MEKKVLASELALAMGVMCNAIAVSLMIKSELGVSTISSVPVVLNEMFAHVTIGSWNFLFQVVLVVVMALITRKFLGYVFSIILALLFGYLLDFFELLFSGIVANIPLRIVFFFTGFFMLSLGISLMLNCRLPALPFDLFVREMSEHFGLTVKQMKTGFDVVCVGLSVVFSLLFLEGIAGVGLGTVFAMLFTGTVTQHFANRLNSRFVFQKMMTIKERA; encoded by the coding sequence ATGGAGAAAAAAGTGTTGGCAAGTGAACTTGCCTTGGCGATGGGCGTGATGTGCAACGCCATTGCCGTGTCGTTGATGATCAAAAGTGAATTAGGGGTGTCGACGATTTCATCCGTTCCAGTAGTGTTGAACGAAATGTTTGCGCACGTGACGATCGGCAGCTGGAACTTTCTCTTCCAAGTGGTCCTTGTGGTGGTGATGGCTCTGATCACGCGGAAGTTTTTGGGATATGTCTTTTCGATTATACTGGCTTTGCTTTTCGGCTACCTGCTGGATTTCTTTGAATTGCTTTTTTCGGGCATTGTCGCAAACATACCGTTGCGGATCGTGTTCTTTTTCACCGGATTTTTCATGTTGTCGCTCGGGATCAGTCTGATGCTGAATTGCCGCTTGCCGGCTCTTCCATTCGATTTGTTTGTGCGCGAGATGTCCGAGCATTTCGGACTAACCGTCAAGCAGATGAAGACGGGATTCGACGTCGTCTGCGTCGGATTGAGCGTTGTCTTCTCGTTGCTGTTCCTGGAAGGAATCGCCGGAGTCGGACTTGGGACCGTGTTCGCCATGCTGTTCACCGGTACGGTCACGCAGCATTTCGCGAACCGATTGAACAGCCGCTTCGTTTTCCAGAAAATGATGACAATCAAAGAACGCGCGTAA